In a single window of the Streptococcus ilei genome:
- a CDS encoding energy-coupling factor ABC transporter ATP-binding protein — MNNIIEVRNLTFKYQKTDENHQLNDISFHVKHGEWLSIIGHNGSGKSTVVRLIDGLLEPESGEIYISGDLLTPENVWDKRSEIGMVFQNPDNQFVGATVEDDVAFGLENQGIPRDEMVQRVDEALKMVRMDEFKDREPARLSGGQKQRVAIAGIIALRPKIIILDEATSMLDPEGRLELIRTVREVKERYGLTVISITHDLEEVSLSDRVILFEKGKATLDLTPRELFSRDDLDEIGLEEPFANRLRSILHQKGFPVGETYQTEGELEKLLWELL; from the coding sequence ATGAATAATATTATAGAAGTTCGAAATCTTACATTTAAATACCAAAAAACAGATGAGAACCATCAGTTAAATGATATTTCGTTTCACGTGAAACATGGTGAATGGTTATCCATTATCGGACATAACGGAAGTGGTAAATCAACAGTGGTTCGTTTGATTGATGGTTTGTTGGAACCTGAATCGGGTGAAATCTATATCTCTGGAGATTTGCTAACTCCTGAAAACGTTTGGGATAAACGTAGTGAGATTGGTATGGTTTTTCAGAATCCGGATAACCAATTTGTTGGAGCTACTGTAGAAGATGATGTGGCGTTTGGATTGGAAAATCAAGGGATTCCAAGAGATGAGATGGTTCAACGAGTAGATGAAGCTTTGAAAATGGTTCGCATGGATGAGTTTAAGGATCGAGAACCAGCTAGGTTATCCGGTGGACAAAAGCAACGGGTGGCGATTGCAGGAATTATTGCTTTACGACCTAAAATCATTATTTTGGATGAAGCGACCAGCATGTTGGATCCTGAAGGACGCTTGGAACTGATTCGTACGGTTCGAGAAGTTAAAGAACGATACGGTTTAACGGTTATTTCTATTACCCATGATTTAGAGGAAGTTTCCCTAAGTGATCGGGTTATTCTCTTTGAAAAAGGGAAAGCGACCTTGGATCTGACTCCAAGAGAACTCTTTTCTCGAGATGATTTAGATGAAATTGGACTAGAAGAACCTTTCGCGAATCGATTGCGAAGCATTTTACATCAAAAAGGTTTTCCAGTCGGAGAAACCTATCAGACTGAAGGAGAGCTAGAAAAACTATTATGGGAATTGCTTTAA
- the pgsA gene encoding CDP-diacylglycerol--glycerol-3-phosphate 3-phosphatidyltransferase — protein sequence MKKENIPNALTLIRIVFIPIFILMLIFGKSYGWHVAAAIVFAVASITDYLDGYLARKWNVVSNFGKFADPMADKLLVMSAFIMMIELKMVPAWITAVIICRELAVTGLRLLLVETGGVVLPAAMPGKIKTFSQMFSIIFLLFHWDLLGQLTLYVALIFTVYSGYEYFKGSAYLFKDTFR from the coding sequence ATGAAAAAAGAAAATATTCCTAATGCCTTAACACTGATTCGAATTGTGTTTATTCCCATTTTTATTTTGATGCTAATATTTGGCAAAAGTTATGGCTGGCATGTAGCAGCAGCTATCGTATTTGCTGTTGCAAGTATCACCGATTATTTAGACGGTTATCTAGCTCGTAAATGGAACGTTGTTAGTAACTTTGGAAAATTTGCAGATCCTATGGCTGATAAGCTTCTTGTCATGTCTGCCTTTATCATGATGATTGAATTAAAGATGGTTCCGGCCTGGATTACGGCAGTTATTATTTGCCGTGAATTAGCTGTTACTGGCCTCCGTCTGTTATTGGTTGAAACAGGAGGAGTTGTTTTGCCAGCAGCTATGCCTGGAAAAATTAAAACCTTCTCACAAATGTTTTCCATTATTTTCCTTCTCTTTCATTGGGATTTATTGGGCCAATTGACGCTTTATGTTGCGCTAATCTTTACAGTCTACTCTGGATATGAATACTTTAAAGGCAGTGCCTACCTCTTTAAAGATACCTTTAGATAA
- the yfmH gene encoding EF-P 5-aminopentanol modification-associated protein YfmH has product MIKKDLEKIEYPAVGECVYQTTLQNGLRLYLIPKTDFNESYAIISTKFGSVDTRFTMDGVEGVKEFPAGIAHFLEHKLFEDQDGQDYLQHFVRLGAESNAFTSFTQTSYLFSTTSYVNESLKLLLEMTQSLHLSKDSLKKEQSIIQQEIEMYQDSPDYQLFFRALANLYPDTPLAQDIAGTTASLSQIDEESLQDNFDLFYQPSNMYLVVVGNFDLDSLVNLVSEFEMKTSSNPLPHISPVDLNPVVQNETSRMEVASPKLAIGIRGRNQIPPMYQYRYKIILKLLFAMMFGWTSKRFQSLYEVGKLDNSLTLEIEVESSFHFVMLTMDTSEPVSISHQFRTAIKNFEKDPDVTQEHLDTIKSEMFGDFLHGLNSLDYIATQFNPIETGENLFDLPKILQSISLQDVVKVGRDFVNACDMTDFIIFPK; this is encoded by the coding sequence ATGATAAAGAAAGATTTGGAGAAAATAGAGTATCCAGCTGTTGGAGAATGCGTTTATCAGACAACTCTCCAAAATGGATTGAGGTTATATTTAATTCCAAAAACGGATTTTAATGAAAGCTATGCAATCATTTCTACTAAATTCGGTTCAGTTGACACAAGATTTACAATGGATGGAGTAGAAGGTGTAAAAGAATTTCCAGCAGGGATTGCACATTTTCTTGAACATAAATTATTTGAAGATCAAGACGGTCAAGATTATTTACAACATTTTGTACGGCTGGGGGCTGAAAGTAATGCTTTTACTAGCTTTACGCAGACCAGTTATCTCTTTTCGACTACCTCGTATGTCAATGAAAGTCTGAAATTGTTACTGGAGATGACACAGTCTCTTCATCTCTCAAAGGATTCTCTAAAGAAGGAACAATCGATTATTCAACAAGAAATCGAAATGTACCAAGATAGTCCTGACTATCAATTATTCTTTAGGGCGCTGGCGAATCTCTATCCAGATACACCATTGGCCCAAGATATTGCAGGTACTACAGCTTCTCTCTCTCAAATTGATGAAGAGAGTTTACAGGATAATTTCGATTTATTCTACCAACCATCCAACATGTATCTAGTAGTTGTCGGAAATTTTGATCTTGACAGTCTTGTGAACCTTGTTTCTGAATTTGAGATGAAAACTTCTTCAAATCCTCTTCCTCACATTTCACCTGTAGACTTAAATCCAGTTGTTCAAAATGAGACAAGTCGGATGGAAGTTGCTTCACCAAAATTAGCAATTGGAATTCGTGGAAGAAATCAAATTCCTCCTATGTACCAGTATCGCTACAAGATTATCCTCAAATTATTGTTTGCAATGATGTTTGGGTGGACATCCAAACGATTTCAGTCGCTTTATGAAGTTGGTAAACTTGACAACTCCTTGACATTAGAAATTGAAGTCGAGTCTTCGTTTCACTTTGTGATGTTAACGATGGATACTTCTGAACCTGTCAGTATATCACATCAGTTCAGAACTGCCATAAAGAATTTTGAGAAAGATCCCGATGTGACTCAAGAGCATTTGGATACGATTAAAAGCGAAATGTTTGGTGATTTTTTACATGGTTTGAATTCCTTGGATTATATTGCTACTCAATTTAATCCAATTGAGACGGGTGAAAATCTATTTGACCTTCCAAAAATTTTACAAAGTATTTCTTTACAAGACGTTGTAAAGGTTGGGCGAGACTTTGTCAACGCTTGTGATATGACGGACTTTATCATTTTTCCTAAATAA
- the yfmF gene encoding EF-P 5-aminopentanol modification-associated protein YfmF, with translation MELVTGVRIHFMKSEKFKTNEIKVRFSAPLSEETIAGRVLASRMIETANQLYPTSQQFREQLANLYGANFSTSVSKRGQTHYVDINLSYVRDAFLSKKNVLTDQMLDLLKVSLNAPLAENGCFHSETFLVEKKNLITELEAEIENHFYYAHQQLNRLFYDQADMKLSKYGSVQQIQNEDEESAYQAFQEMLQTNLIDFFFMGDFNELAVIEKISNFGLQPRKSNVNLFYTQSFSNVVREGLEQRETHQSILELGYHFPVQYGEKEHFALIVLNGLLGTFSHSKLFTVIREKEGLAYTISSHFDIFSHFMRIYAGIDRKNRTRTMTLMSRQVSDFKRGKFTSEELRLTKEMIINAAKLSQDRPGTLIERAYLKSTLGKQFLSIDDWIQAIQLVTKDEIMAVAKSLKLQAVYFMEGRE, from the coding sequence ATGGAATTAGTTACTGGTGTTCGAATCCATTTTATGAAATCAGAAAAATTTAAGACCAATGAGATAAAAGTGCGATTCTCGGCCCCCCTTTCTGAAGAAACAATAGCAGGACGTGTTTTAGCCTCACGCATGATCGAAACAGCCAATCAACTTTACCCAACTTCTCAGCAATTTAGAGAACAGTTGGCGAACTTGTATGGAGCCAATTTTTCTACTTCTGTTTCAAAACGCGGCCAAACACACTACGTTGATATTAATTTATCCTATGTCCGTGATGCTTTTTTGAGCAAGAAAAATGTCTTGACAGATCAGATGCTGGATTTATTAAAGGTATCTCTTAATGCTCCTCTTGCAGAAAATGGATGCTTTCATTCAGAAACTTTTTTAGTAGAGAAAAAAAATCTTATCACAGAACTAGAAGCAGAAATTGAAAATCATTTTTATTATGCTCACCAACAATTGAATCGGTTGTTTTATGATCAAGCTGACATGAAACTAAGTAAGTATGGAAGTGTCCAGCAGATTCAGAATGAGGATGAAGAGTCAGCTTATCAAGCATTTCAAGAAATGCTTCAAACAAATCTGATTGACTTTTTCTTTATGGGTGATTTCAATGAACTAGCGGTCATTGAAAAGATCAGTAACTTTGGTTTACAACCTCGTAAATCTAATGTCAACCTTTTTTACACACAATCTTTCTCGAATGTTGTCAGAGAAGGACTGGAGCAGCGAGAGACTCATCAATCTATTTTAGAATTAGGTTATCACTTTCCTGTTCAGTATGGAGAGAAAGAGCATTTTGCTTTAATTGTTTTAAATGGTTTACTGGGCACTTTCTCTCACTCAAAATTGTTTACAGTCATCCGAGAAAAAGAAGGGTTGGCTTATACTATCTCCAGCCATTTTGATATTTTTTCTCATTTTATGCGTATCTATGCAGGGATTGATAGAAAAAATAGAACCCGGACGATGACTCTGATGAGTCGTCAAGTGAGTGACTTTAAGAGAGGGAAGTTTACCAGTGAAGAGTTGCGCTTGACAAAAGAAATGATAATAAATGCTGCAAAATTGTCGCAGGATCGACCTGGCACCTTGATTGAAAGAGCTTATCTAAAATCCACTTTAGGAAAACAGTTCTTGTCAATTGATGATTGGATTCAAGCCATTCAACTGGTGACGAAAGATGAAATTATGGCTGTTGCCAAATCACTCAAATTACAAGCGGTCTATTTTATGGAAGGAAGAGAATGA
- the recF gene encoding DNA replication/repair protein RecF (All proteins in this family for which functions are known are DNA-binding proteins that assist the filamentation of RecA onto DNA for the initiation of recombination or recombinational repair.): MWLKSIHIQKFRNYKEVELQFHSGLNIFLGQNAQGKTNLLESIYFLALTRSHRTRSDKDLIHFQEEQFTVSGVLEKKTGSIPLEISLSSKGRVTKVNHLKQSKLSTYIGNMNVVLFAPEDLQLIKGSPSLRRKFIDIDLGQMKPVYLSDLTAYHHVLKQRNSYLKTANTVDPTFLDVLDEQLADYGSRVCIHRKVFLKKLENFGQEKHFEISNQAEKLTIRYDSSVPFQDEETLRPTFIKLLRENRTKDLIKKTTSVGPHRDDISFYINDMNATFGSQGQHRSVVLSLKLAEISLIESLTNEKPILLLDDVMSELDNNRQLHLLEVISRDIQTFITTTTLDHLKDLPEDLKIFNIHSGQIDE; this comes from the coding sequence ATGTGGCTTAAATCCATACATATTCAAAAATTTCGAAATTATAAAGAAGTAGAACTCCAATTCCACTCCGGTTTGAATATTTTCTTAGGTCAAAATGCTCAAGGCAAAACCAATCTCCTTGAGTCTATCTACTTTTTAGCCTTGACGCGTAGCCATCGGACTCGTTCCGATAAAGATTTAATTCATTTTCAAGAGGAACAATTTACCGTTTCAGGAGTGTTAGAAAAAAAGACAGGCTCTATCCCTCTAGAAATTTCCTTATCCTCAAAAGGAAGAGTCACTAAAGTGAACCACTTAAAACAAAGCAAGTTATCAACATATATCGGTAACATGAATGTGGTTCTCTTTGCTCCAGAGGATTTACAACTCATTAAAGGATCACCCTCTCTTCGTCGCAAGTTTATTGATATTGATTTAGGGCAGATGAAACCCGTTTATCTATCGGATTTAACAGCCTATCATCATGTTCTAAAGCAGCGCAACAGTTACTTAAAAACGGCGAACACAGTAGATCCAACCTTTTTAGATGTTTTAGATGAACAATTAGCAGATTATGGTAGCCGAGTCTGCATCCATCGGAAAGTTTTTCTTAAAAAATTAGAAAACTTTGGCCAGGAAAAACATTTTGAAATTTCCAATCAAGCTGAAAAACTCACCATTCGGTATGACTCCTCTGTTCCTTTTCAAGATGAAGAAACACTTCGCCCAACTTTTATCAAATTACTACGAGAAAATCGGACCAAGGATCTCATCAAAAAAACAACCAGTGTCGGTCCTCACCGAGATGACATTAGTTTTTACATCAATGACATGAATGCGACTTTTGGTAGCCAAGGTCAGCACCGCAGTGTTGTTCTTTCATTAAAACTAGCAGAGATTTCATTGATTGAATCCTTGACGAATGAAAAGCCTATTTTACTCTTAGACGATGTCATGAGTGAACTTGACAACAATCGTCAACTACATTTACTAGAAGTTATCTCTCGTGACATCCAAACATTTATTACAACTACAACTCTAGATCACCTAAAAGACTTGCCTGAAGACTTAAAAATCTTCAATATTCACTCAGGTCAAATTGACGAATAA
- the guaB gene encoding IMP dehydrogenase, producing the protein MSNWDTKFLKKGYTFDDVLLIPAESHVLPNDADLRTKLADNLVLNIPIITAAMDTVTESQMAIAIARAGGLGVIHKNMSITQQADEVRKVKRSENGVIIDPFFLTPEHTIAEANELMGRYRISGVPVVETMENRKLVGILTNRDLRFISDYDQPISNHMTSENLVTAPVGTDLETAERILQEHRIEKLPLVDENGRLSGLITIKDIEKVIEFPNAAKDEFGRLLVAGAVGVTSDTFERAEALFEAGADAIVIDTAHGHSAGVLRKIAEIRAHFPDRTLIAGNIATAEGARALYDAGVDVVKVGIGPGSICTTRVIAGVGVPQVTAIYDAAAVAREYGKTIIADGGIKYSGDIVKALAAGGHAVMLGSMFAGTDEAPGETEIFQGRKFKTYRGMGSIAAMKKGSSDRYFQGSVNEANKLVPEGIEGRVAYKGSAADIVFQMIGGIRSGMGYVGAANLQELHENAQFVEMSGAGLKESHPHDVQITNEAPNYSVQ; encoded by the coding sequence ATGTCAAATTGGGACACTAAATTTTTGAAAAAAGGTTATACCTTCGATGATGTATTGCTCATTCCAGCTGAAAGTCATGTATTACCAAACGATGCAGATCTTCGTACAAAATTGGCGGATAACCTTGTGTTGAATATCCCAATCATCACAGCTGCAATGGATACAGTCACTGAAAGCCAAATGGCTATTGCCATTGCGCGTGCTGGAGGACTTGGCGTTATTCACAAAAATATGTCCATTACCCAACAAGCAGATGAAGTTCGTAAAGTAAAACGCTCTGAAAACGGCGTTATCATTGACCCATTTTTCTTAACACCTGAACATACCATTGCTGAAGCCAATGAACTCATGGGACGCTACCGTATCAGTGGTGTACCTGTTGTTGAAACCATGGAAAATCGTAAACTAGTTGGGATTTTGACCAACCGCGATTTGCGTTTTATTTCTGATTATGATCAACCAATTTCAAATCATATGACGAGCGAGAATCTAGTAACTGCACCAGTCGGTACTGATTTAGAGACCGCTGAACGGATTCTCCAAGAACACCGAATTGAAAAGTTGCCATTGGTAGACGAGAATGGTCGTTTGTCTGGTTTGATTACCATTAAGGATATTGAAAAAGTCATTGAGTTTCCAAATGCAGCTAAAGATGAATTTGGTCGTCTTTTAGTAGCAGGTGCGGTGGGTGTTACTTCTGACACATTTGAGCGTGCAGAAGCATTGTTTGAAGCTGGTGCAGATGCGATTGTGATCGATACGGCCCATGGTCATTCTGCAGGGGTTCTTCGTAAGATTGCTGAAATTCGGGCTCATTTCCCAGACCGCACTTTGATTGCAGGTAATATTGCTACAGCTGAAGGAGCGCGTGCTCTCTATGATGCAGGTGTTGACGTTGTTAAGGTTGGAATTGGACCTGGTTCAATCTGTACAACTCGTGTAATTGCTGGTGTTGGGGTTCCTCAAGTTACTGCGATTTATGATGCAGCTGCTGTCGCGCGTGAATATGGAAAAACAATCATTGCTGACGGTGGAATCAAGTATTCTGGAGATATTGTAAAAGCTTTAGCTGCGGGTGGTCATGCAGTTATGCTTGGTTCCATGTTTGCCGGAACAGATGAAGCTCCTGGTGAAACTGAAATTTTCCAAGGACGTAAATTTAAGACCTATCGTGGTATGGGATCCATTGCAGCTATGAAGAAGGGATCTAGTGACCGCTACTTCCAAGGTTCTGTCAATGAAGCCAACAAATTGGTTCCAGAAGGAATCGAAGGTCGGGTTGCTTATAAAGGATCAGCAGCTGATATCGTCTTCCAAATGATTGGTGGTATTCGTTCTGGTATGGGCTATGTTGGAGCTGCCAACCTTCAAGAATTGCATGAAAATGCGCAATTTGTTGAAATGTCCGGGGCAGGTTTGAAAGAAAGTCATCCACATGATGTTCAAATTACCAACGAAGCACCAAACTACTCCGTTCAATAA
- the trpS gene encoding tryptophan--tRNA ligase yields MTKPIILTGDRPTGKLHIGHYVGSLKNRVLMQNEDKYQMFVFLADQQALTDHAKDPQTIVESIGNVALDYLAAGLDPNKSTIFIQSQIPELAELTMYYMNLVSVSRLERNPTVKTEIAQKGFGESIPSGFLVYPVSQAADITAFKANLVPVGTDQKPMIEQTREIVRSFNHAYHCDVLVEPEGIFPENEAAGRLPGLDGNAKMSKSLGNGIYLADDMDTLKKKVMSMYTDPEHIRVEDPGKIEGNMVFHYLDVFGKEEDQATIQDMKEHYQRGGLGDVKTKRYLLEILERELGPIRERRIEFAKDMGQVYDMLQKGSEVARSVAAETLDQVKSAMGLNYFK; encoded by the coding sequence ATGACTAAGCCGATTATTTTAACTGGAGATCGCCCGACTGGGAAACTCCATATTGGACACTATGTCGGTTCATTGAAGAATCGAGTTCTTATGCAAAACGAAGACAAGTACCAGATGTTTGTCTTTTTAGCAGACCAGCAAGCCCTAACGGATCATGCTAAAGACCCACAAACCATTGTCGAATCCATCGGAAACGTTGCTCTAGACTATTTAGCAGCTGGATTGGATCCAAATAAATCAACCATTTTTATTCAGAGTCAAATCCCTGAGCTAGCGGAATTGACCATGTATTACATGAATTTGGTCTCTGTTTCACGTTTGGAACGCAACCCAACCGTTAAGACAGAAATTGCTCAAAAAGGGTTCGGAGAGTCTATTCCATCTGGTTTCTTGGTTTATCCTGTTTCTCAAGCAGCAGATATTACCGCTTTTAAAGCCAATCTGGTACCTGTTGGGACCGACCAAAAGCCCATGATTGAGCAAACACGTGAAATCGTCCGTTCCTTTAATCATGCCTATCATTGTGATGTCTTGGTTGAACCAGAGGGAATTTTCCCAGAAAATGAGGCGGCGGGTCGTTTGCCTGGTCTGGATGGAAATGCCAAAATGTCTAAATCTCTTGGGAATGGCATCTATTTAGCGGATGATATGGACACCTTGAAGAAAAAGGTGATGAGTATGTACACGGACCCTGAGCATATTCGTGTCGAAGATCCAGGAAAAATCGAAGGAAATATGGTTTTCCATTATTTGGATGTTTTTGGAAAAGAAGAAGATCAGGCGACTATTCAAGACATGAAAGAGCATTACCAACGGGGTGGTTTAGGTGATGTTAAAACCAAACGCTATCTTTTAGAGATTCTAGAGAGAGAGTTGGGACCTATTCGCGAACGCCGAATTGAATTCGCTAAAGATATGGGACAAGTCTATGATATGCTTCAAAAGGGTAGTGAAGTGGCTCGTTCTGTTGCAGCAGAAACGCTCGATCAAGTCAAGTCTGCTATGGGTTTGAACTATTTCAAATAA
- a CDS encoding ATP-binding cassette domain-containing protein: protein MLTVTDVSLRFSDRKLFDDVNIKFTEGNTYGLIGANGAGKSTFLKILAGDIEPTTGHISLGPDERLSVLRQNHFDYENERAIDVVIMGNEKLYSIMKEKDAIYMKEDFSDEDGVRAAELEGEFAELGGWEAESEASQLLQNLNIPEELHYQNMSELANGDKVKVLLAKALFGKPDVLLLDEPTNGLDIQSITWLEDFLIDFENTVIVVSHDRHFLNKVCTHMADLDFGKIKLYVGNYDFWKESSELAAKLLADRNAKAEEKIKQLQEFVARFSANASKSKQATSRKKMLDKIQLEEIVPSSRKYPFISFKAEREIGNDLLTVENLSVKIDGETILDNISFILRPGDKTALIGQNDIQTTALIRAIMGEIEYEGTVKWGVTTSRSYLPKDNSADFAGGESILDWLRQFASKEEDDNTFLRGFLGRMLFSGDEVNKPVNVLSGGEKVRVMLSKLMLLKSNVLVLDDPTNHLDLESISSLNDGLKNFKESIIFASHDHEFIQTLANHIIVLSKNGVIDRIDETYDEFLENQEVQAKVKELWKD, encoded by the coding sequence GTGCTTACAGTTACAGACGTCTCACTACGTTTTAGTGATCGAAAATTGTTTGATGATGTCAACATCAAATTTACAGAAGGAAATACCTATGGTTTGATTGGGGCCAATGGTGCTGGGAAATCAACCTTTTTAAAAATTTTAGCTGGGGATATTGAACCAACAACTGGTCACATCTCTCTTGGTCCAGACGAACGTCTTTCTGTTCTGCGTCAAAATCACTTTGACTACGAAAATGAGCGTGCCATTGACGTCGTTATCATGGGAAATGAAAAACTTTATAGCATCATGAAAGAAAAAGATGCTATCTATATGAAGGAAGATTTTTCAGATGAAGATGGTGTCCGTGCAGCAGAGCTTGAAGGAGAATTCGCTGAACTAGGTGGTTGGGAAGCAGAAAGCGAAGCTTCACAACTCCTCCAAAACCTGAATATTCCAGAAGAGCTCCACTACCAAAATATGAGTGAACTAGCAAATGGGGATAAAGTGAAAGTCCTCCTAGCCAAAGCTCTCTTTGGTAAACCAGATGTCCTTCTTTTGGACGAGCCGACCAACGGTCTTGATATTCAATCCATTACCTGGCTAGAAGATTTCTTGATTGATTTTGAGAATACTGTTATCGTTGTATCCCACGACCGTCACTTCTTGAATAAAGTCTGTACTCACATGGCCGACCTGGACTTTGGAAAAATCAAACTCTATGTCGGTAACTATGATTTCTGGAAAGAATCATCTGAACTGGCTGCCAAGTTGTTAGCAGATCGTAATGCCAAAGCAGAAGAAAAAATCAAACAATTACAAGAATTTGTGGCTCGTTTCTCTGCCAATGCTTCAAAATCTAAACAGGCAACTTCGCGTAAAAAGATGCTTGACAAGATTCAGTTAGAAGAAATTGTCCCATCTAGCCGGAAATACCCATTTATCAGCTTTAAAGCTGAACGAGAAATCGGGAATGATTTGTTGACAGTAGAAAACTTATCTGTAAAGATTGACGGTGAAACTATACTTGACAACATCAGCTTCATCTTGCGTCCAGGTGACAAGACAGCTCTTATCGGACAAAACGACATCCAAACAACTGCCTTGATCCGCGCTATTATGGGTGAAATCGAATATGAAGGAACTGTCAAGTGGGGTGTCACAACTAGTCGCTCTTACTTACCAAAAGACAATTCAGCTGACTTTGCAGGTGGAGAGTCGATCCTTGACTGGCTCCGTCAATTCGCAAGTAAAGAAGAAGATGACAATACCTTCCTTCGTGGATTCCTCGGACGTATGCTCTTTTCTGGAGACGAGGTTAACAAGCCTGTAAACGTCTTGTCAGGGGGAGAAAAGGTGCGCGTGATGCTTTCAAAACTCATGCTTTTGAAGTCAAACGTTCTTGTACTTGACGATCCTACAAATCACTTGGATTTGGAATCTATTTCAAGCTTAAACGATGGATTGAAAAACTTCAAAGAATCGATCATCTTTGCCAGTCACGACCATGAGTTTATTCAAACACTTGCCAACCATATCATTGTTCTTTCAAAAAATGGTGTCATTGACCGGATTGATGAAACCTATGACGAATTCTTAGAAAACCAAGAAGTTCAAGCAAAAGTCAAAGAACTTTGGAAAGACTAA